AAGTACCATGCTATGGTGGAGACGGCCAAGAAAGCGATAAAACGCGGATCGTACGCGATGGCTTATTCTCTGCTCCGAGATTCCCAAATGCTGGCCGGATATGAACGATCGGACACTACGTTGGATTTGATTGTCCGTTTGAGGGACCACGGGCGACGCGTTGGATTGCATGGGGCTTGGAAACGTAAAGATGTGGAGACAACCTCCGGGGTCATGGATATAGCATTTTCGCCATCCGCAATCTATTTTACCACTGCCCATGCCGACCATACGATTCGATTGTGGAGCACGACGACTGGAGAAAATATCAAAGTATTCAAGGGGCATACCAATCTCGTCACATCCCTGGCGTTGTCCGTGAACGGAAGAGAAATGATCTCCGGGAGCGACGATCGCTCTGCCAGAGTGTGGGACATTAACACGGGAAGGAATTATCTCGTCTTGAAGGGACACACCGAGAGCGTCAGCTCGGTGGATTACGCTCGCGACGGGAGCATGGCTGCAACCGGGTCATGGGATTGTACCAGCAGGATATGGCGATTGCCGGAAGGTTCCCAGGTCAAGGTTCTCAAGGGACATGACGAAAGGGTCACGTCGATTGCTTTCGGCCAGGACCCCGGATATCTTGTCACAGCCGGATACGACGGAATTGTCAAAATGTGGGAAATCTCTTCCGGACGCGTTCTGCGCGACCTCAAAGGCCATAAGGACCGAATTATGTGTCTGGAGGTTTCTCCTGCGGGAGATCTGCTCATTTCCGCCTCCATGGACGGAACGGTGAGAGTGTGGGACTTCAGGAAAGGCACATGCCTTAGGGTTCTTGAAGTCAACGAAATGGGAGTCCGGACTGCAGCGTTCTCACAAGATCAAAAGTACCTCGTAACTGGCGGGCCTGATACCGTACTGAGGATCTGGGATATCGAAAAAGGTGAGTGCCAGAGAGCGTTCCAGGGCCATTCACGAGAAATTACCGGGGCCAAGTTTTCATCCAACGGGCGATTTGTGGTAAGTTCATCGGTAGATGGAAATGTCATGATCTGGGAATTGGATTGGGACTGGGAATTTGACCCGCAGAAGAACAATGAAAGACCTGTATAAAAGCAATTTTTGCCTCGATAAGTGATCCAACGGCCTTACTCTCTCCTGTGTTTGGCTCCATTTGTTTCGCTATCTGGTGTTTGAGACAATCATGATTCGAAAAAACAGACCAATATGGAAACTTCCCGATTTTGAGGACAGGCTGGAAAAGATCCTCAGCACGAGACAGAAACTGGTCCTGCCGCCTGACAACAATATTACTGCTGCGGTGCTCGTTCCGTTGTTTTGCAAGAACGGATCGCGTCACGTGCTCTTGACCAAAAGATCCGATTTTGTTGAGCACCACAGAGGGGAAATCTCTTTTCCCGGAGGGAAACTCGACGCGTGTGACATTACGATCCTGGATTGCGCTCTTCGGGAAACAGCGGAAGAAATCGGAGTAGATCCGGCTCACGTGCGGATACTAGGCGAATTGGATGATTTCTATACTGTGGCCACCGGTTTTCGGGTGATTCCTTTTGTGGGACTTATCCCATATCCGTATGAGTTCCGGACCAGCGTTCGCGAGATTTCAGGACTCTTGGACGTGCCACTGGACGTGTTCTTCGATCCCGCAAAACGGTCTGAAGAGATCTGGATGATTCGAGATGAACCTGTGGAAGTAGTTTCCTATCTCTGGGAAGGACACAACATCTGGGGAGCAACAGCTCGCATTCTCAAACATTTCACAGAAATTACCGAGGAATGGCAAGGTGTTCAGGATGAATCCAATGACTGATGGACAGCTCCCTCAGGATTTCCTGAAATGTGTGGATTTTCACGGTCATGTGTGTCCCGGTCTGGCTATAGGATACGCCGCTGTCAGACGCGTGGGGCTCCTGTCGAGACACGATTCTTACTGCTTTATTGAAGAAAAGGTTTCATCATATGAAAGTAGCAGATCATTTTTATGTATATTTATGGGACAATCCCCGAGAGAATAACTGCAATACGGTTTTCATTGATGGCAAAGTTCCCGTGCTTATAGATCCGGGACATCTGCATCGCGTACCCAATCTCAAAGAGCGTATGATTGCAGACGGTGTCGACCCTGAAAAAGTCAAGGTCGTCATAGTCACCCATGCCCACCCCGACCATTTTGGCGGCGCTACGGCATTCAAACATGCCAAGACAGCGCTATCCCTTCAAGAGGAAGAGTTCATCGAGAAAGTGGCTGCTCCAATGTACGCGCGTCAGGGCGCGGAGATGCCTAATTACAGGATCGACTTCTACTTGCAGGACGGCGATCTCATTCTGGGAAAACACGAATTCCGGATACTCCTGACACCCGGCCACAGTCCGGGAGGATTATCTGTGTATTGGCCGCGCTACAAGGCATTGTTCCCCGGAGATGTGGTATTTTCTCAGAGTATCGGCCGGGTAGATTTACCAGGTGGAGACGTCAAGGCGCTGCAGGGAAGCGTGCAAAAATTATCCGAGCTGGAAGTGGATCTGATCGTTCCCGGTCATGGGCCTGCGATTCAAGGGGCATCGAATGTCCTCAAGAACTTTGATTTCATTAAGAAAGCTTTCTTCGGCGCGATGTAGCGAACCGATGTACAAAAATTCGGCAGGCTGCGGCCAAAACTTTATACAAATTAAAACTTAATAATTCTGGTCGATTATGAAAAGCACGCTCCGATGTTCAAAAATTTTGACAAACTATGACCTGATTTTCGAATTGTTGATGGATGGCTGGTTCAATGAAGTTGGCTGCAACGTGGTGAATTCAGGAGATAAATTAGGGGTGAGCCGGTTCCGATTTGAAATGGCACGCAGATTGCTCTATACCGGGTCAAGAAAAAGAATCTATTCCTCCTACGCCAACTGCAATTCGACAGTTGGTTTTTTTTTGAATGTGACGGTTAGCGGAAGACAAATCTGATGATGGTGATTAAGAACAGCTCGGCTCGATTCCGGGTTGCGGTGATTGCCTTTTTTTTCATATTCCTGTGTTCATCTTTTTCTTCAGGCGAATCCCCCCGCAAAATACTCGTATTGCCGTTTCACGTCGAGAGTTTGGAACGGGATCTGCTGAATTTCAGCGACCATGTAAATCGAAGTGTTCGGAAAGCGATGGAGAATCTCGGCAGCGAATTCTCTTTGGAACCGGAACGATCGTCACGAGAATTGCTGAAAGAGAAAAGCGCGCCTGAAACCGAAGAAGAAGCTCTATCCATTGCTCTGGAAAATCATGCGGACCTGGTGGTGTACGGATTTCTCACCCAGGATGAGTCCCAGTTCCGATTGAAAGGGGTCATGTGGGACGTCTCGAGCGGTAGAGCGATAGTGTCCACCGATATGACGGTTGCAAACATTCACGCGCTTGCCGGCGTGTTGCAGCTTTTTATCGCATCACTCGACAAACGATTGCACGGGACTCCTCGACTCACCTTTTATCAAAGCGAACCGCCTGTTTCTCCGGATCTGAAGCAATTACATCGACTGCCGACGTTAGTGGCTCTTCCCAGGAACACAGGACCGTGGAGAAGCTCAGAAATCGGATCTGCCCTGCTCGGTCTCGATGTGGGAGATCTCGACGGTGACAAGAAGAATGAGATTGTGTTCCTGGAGGAATCGGGGCTCACCATTCACCGATTCGAAAACGGCACGTTGAGGCCGCTCACACAATTTGCTGAATCTCCTGCCCAGTACATCAGTGCCGAAATCGAGGATTTGGATGGGGACGGAATAGCAGAGCTCATCCTTTGCTATCAGACTCCCGCAGGTGTGGAGTCCGCAGTAGCACGGTATCTCAACAGAAATTTCAGGATCGTAACCAAACTGCGCCATGTGATACTCAAGAGCATACGTGACGACATCGGGAATACCAAAAAGAGGATTCTTGTAGGACAGAGAACCGATGCTGCCGACATGTTTTCAGGAGAAATGGTTCTGTATAATCTGCAGGGAGATACCGTCAAAGAGGACGGAAACATCCAGTTGCCACCGGGAACTCTGATCCTGAGTTACGATTCCGGCGAACTCGGCAAACCGGGTCAGCATTTCAGGGCTATTTTGAATCAAGATCAACGGCTGATGTTGTTCGATCGCGAGAATCGGCTTATTTCCAGCGTGTCTGATCGAATATTCGGACATTATCGGCGGCTGCGTATTCTGGCAGGTTCGACCATGCGGCAAATCATATGTCCCGGAAGGATTTTCATAGCCGATACAAAAGGAGAAGGAGAAAACGAACTCCTGGTCATGAAAAGCAGCGATCGAGGCAGTTACATCCAGGCACTCGGATGGAACGGCACTCAACTCGCCGAAAAATGGAAGACCGTGGAAAACCAGGGAAACATCTCAGATTTCAGGATACGCGATTTTAAGAATGCAGGTAATCAATCTCTCGTGATGATACTCGTCAAACCCATGCAGTTTCTCGCCCTCTCAGGCCCACGAAGCGTAATTTTCGCATTCGATCTGCTCCGGTAATTACTTCCACGCCAAGCATCCCCGGAACAAAATGCCACAGAACGTAGATCCGGATCACGCGTAAAATCCTGGAGAATTACAGGACAAATCGTTGGTGAGAAGATGTCGTCCTCATTTTAACGAACATTCTTGACGCCTTGTTCAGAACAAAGTACGTTGCGGAACCAATTAGCAGGTCTTTGGGGCATATGAAATGGACTGGCGACTTACCTCAATTGAAATTCAAGGATATCGGCCGTTCAAGGAAGCTGTATTCACCTTGGGTCCTTTGGTTGTGCTGGTTGGAGCAAATGGAGCAGGGAAGTCCAGCCTTTTTGAGTTCCTAAGATTTTTGAGGGATAGTGCATATCAGGAACTCCCTGCTGAAATTGTTGCTGGCTCTATCGGTCAACAAATTTTCCATATTCCGGGACCGGAGAAATTTTCCTGGAAAGCCGAAATCGATACCCGTCAGAGCGTTCCTATTGTTTACGAAGGGGAGGTCCTCGGTCCGGTAGGCCGCGTTCATGTCTCATCATTGATAGTGAGATCCCAAAGACCAGTAGGAGGAAATCTTAAACCATTCGTACTCATGGAAGTTCATGAACGTAAGGGGGAGGCATATGAATTTGACCCAGTTGAAGATCGCTACATTAGTCAAAAGATCGAGTTGACGAAAGCTAACCAGTCAGCTCTCAGCATTATGACAAATCCTGCATTTACGACGTTATACAATTTGAAAGAATATCTTACTGGGTGGCGATTTTACAGCTCTTTCGCGATAGCAAACGAGAAGATTAGAAGATCAGTACCTGTAGAACAGGAACCGGTCCTGCATGAAGATGCCGGCAATCTGAGTTCAGTGCTTCACTATCTTATGCTCGAGCACCGTGAACAATTCGATGAGCTACAACAGTTCCTGCGCTTAACCATCCCGGGTTTTGCAGGGTTATCCGTAAAAGCGCGAGGCGGCCCCGGAGAGGTGATGGCCTTTTGGCAAGAAAAGGGGATAGATCGGGAATTGAGTCTCGCCGATTTGGCTGATGGAATACTCAGGCTCATTTGTTGGGCCACTATTTGTGTTCATCCCCATCCACCGCGACTCATTTGCATTGATGAGCCGGACCAGGGAGTTCATCCAAGAACGCTGCCGATTTTGGCCGGTTTTTTTCAGAAGGCATCTGAGCGGACCCAGATACTATTGGCCACCCACGCATCATATTTCTTGACTCAGTTTGATCTGGAGCATATCGCTGTCATGCGAAAAAATATGGGAAGGGCGGAATTCGTGCGACCTCATGACTCAGCCGCGCTCAGAGCAAATCTGGAAGACTTCGGGCCCGAAGAATTGGAGGCACTGCATCGGAGTGATGAACTGGAGCAACTTCCATGAAAGTGCTGGTATATGTGGAAGGTCCCTCCGATAAAGCTGCCATGGAAACTTTGCTATCCCCTCTTCTGGAACGTAAACAGCGTGAAGGTGTTCGCATCAGTTTCCATGAGGCACCTACTGGCGACAGGAAGAAATCGGTTCTCCTCAAGATTCCGGTTAAGGCAGTCAACATACTGCGTAACGATCCTGAAACTATGGTTGTGGCTCTACCGGATTTGTATCCGAAAAATAAAGGATTTCCCCATTCAACTCCAGAGGAATTGCGGTCAGGAGTGATAGACCAATTCGAGAAAGCTCTTGTCAACAAGGGAGTTGAAGATCATAGGATGTTAAACCGGTTCAAGGTCTTCTGCTTCAAACACGATATGGAAGCGCTACTTCTTGCGGCAGAAGACTCGCTCAGACAACGTATAGGCCCACCGCGACTCATGTGCTCGTGGATTCACCCTGTAGAGAACCAAAATCACGACATACCGCCCAAGCGGGTTGTGGAAGAGGTGTTTTCTCAACGGAATCAAAGATACCGAGATACCGTGGATGCACCAATGATTCTCGCCGAAGCCGAATATCAAGATTTGATGGAGGAGTGCAATCAGTGTTTTCGACCGTTTGTTGAATTTCTGGAAAACTGCCGAGAATAACTGCCTGGTGTCCATCCTACCGATTCTCATCGTGACTCACTGACTTTATCTGTTCATGCTCGGCAACTAACCATAAAAAAAGGGAAAACCCTTTTCGGAGTTTTCCCTAATTCAACAGTAATCGAAACGAATCGATTTATAAATTCTTACATAACGAAGGGGACAACCAACAAGGCCACCATGTTGACGACCTTGATAACCGGGTTCAGAGCCGGGCCCGCGGTATCTTTGTACGGGTCGCCGACGGTGTCGCCGGTAACAGCGGCTTTGTGAGCCTCAGAGCCCTTGCCGCCCAGATTGCCTTCTTCGATGTATTTCTTCGCGTTATCCCAGGTGGCTCCACCGGTGGTCATTGCGATCGCGAGGAACAGCCCCACTACGATACTACCGATGAGAGCGCCGCCGAGAGCTTCTCTACCAAGACCGGGGATGAATGCCACGGCCAGCGGAATGGCAACGGGCAGGAGAGAAGGAATAACCATTTCCCTCTGGGCTGCCGCAGTAACCAGGTCCACGCATTTGCCGTATTCGGCTTTGACTCCCGGTAATCCTTCCTTGAGTCCTGCGATTTCACGGAACTGTCTTCGCACTTCGTCAACGATGGCGCCGGCTGCCTTGCCCACCGCGAGCATACAAAGAGCTGCAAAGAAGTAAGGAATGATCCCGCCGATAAGAAGTCCGACGATAATCTTGGGATTGGAAAGATCGAACGACATTGCCTTACCGGAAAGCTCTTCAATCGCTCTTGTGTACTCGGCAAAGAGCACCAGAGCTGCGAGAGCAGCGGAGCCGATGGCATAGCCTTTGGTAACCGCTTTGGTGGTATTTCCAACTGCGTCCAACGGGTCGGTTCTGTTACGTACTTCGTCGGACAGTTCGGCCATTTCAGCAATACCGCCCGCGTTGTCGGTAATAGGACCGTAGGAGTCGATGGCAACGACCATACCGGTCATGGAAAGCATGGAAACAACCGTAATTGCAATGCCGTACAGACCCGTTCCTGTGCCGCCCTGTACTCCGGAAAAACCGCCGCCCATTCCGTACCCGATCAGTATTGATACCGCGAGCACGATAACAGGCAACACGGTGGACATCATACCAATAGCCAATCCGGCGATGATGTTGGTGCCGTGACCGGTGGAGCTGGCTTTGGACACGTACTTAACCGGACCGTACATACCCGTGAAATACTCGGTGATGACAACGATCAAGCCGGTGAGAACGAGACCGAGTACTGCCATCCAGAATACGTTGATAGCGCTGATTTCATAGCCGCCGCCCTTGGGAGGACCCAGGGGAAGTTTCTGAGCGACAAAATAAAAGGCGATAGCAGCCAGGATGCCGGCAACAGCCAAGCCTTTGTAAAGGGCGCCCATAATGTACAGGTCCTTCTCTGCCTGACTTTTGCTGAGGCGGACAAAAAATGTTCCAATGATGGACGCGATGATGGCCACACCACCGACAAAGAGTGGCAGATAAAAAGCCGGTTTGTCGATTCCGCCGTAAATAGTGCTGCCGAGTAGCATGGCCGCCACAATGGTGACCGTGTACGTTTCGTACAAGTCAGCAGCCATACCCGCACAGTCACCAACGTTGTCGCCAACGTTGTCCGCGATAACACCAGCATTGCGGGGATCGTCCTCGGGAAGATCCGCTTCGACTTTACCGACCAAGTCGGCGCCGACGTCAGCAGCCTTGGTGTAGATACCACCGCCAACACGAGCAAAAACGCTCATGAGGGAGCTTCCGAAGCCCAGACCTACCAGTGCGCTGAAGATTTTGTGAGGATCGGGATCAGACGATTTGGCAAGCATGAAAAAACCGGCAACGCCCAAGAGCGCCAGACCGGTAACCACGATTCCTGTGACCGACCCACCCCTGAATGCAACGTCCATGGCATCCGGCAGGCTTTTGCTGGCCGCCGCCGCCACACGCACGTTCGCGTTTACGGAGACTTTCATTCCGAGAAAGCCTGCGAGACCGGAGCCCACTAGACCTACTATGAATCCGATTGCCGGCATTGAGCCAAGCGTTAACAAAAGAACGATAAAAAGGATAATCGCAATGATAGCGACCACTTTATACTGGCGGGTCAGATACGCCATAGCGCCTTCTGCAACGTAGCTGGAAATCTCTTGCATTCGCGCATTGCCGGCGTCCTGCTTAAAGACCCACCCGGCTGTAAAGAGGCTGTACGCCACTCCTATTGCTCCACAAATCAGTGCGATCCAAACGATCTGATCCATCCACCTACCTCCTTAGGTAAATAATTCGACCTCTTACACATGGGGAAACACGATTGTATCCGAGAAAACTATCCACAATTCCCGGTAATGTCAAGGATAAACACGCACAAGCGCTCTTTCCATGCCTCAGTTTTCAGGGAGACGAAGAGTTGATCAGTCTATCAAACGGAAAATTTGTACACTTTTCTTTTTGCCCTTTACCTGTGCATTGAACGGTGCAGAAAGCGTACGTGATAGTGTCAGTGAATCGCGGGTATCTTTGCTTATAAGGATATCGGCGTCTAACTCTTTTGTAAGTCCTTGTATTCTCGATGCGAGGTTCACTGTATCACCGACGAGAGCATACGATATCTTGTACCGGCTGCCGACGATCCCCGCGAGGGCAGGTCCGGTATGAATTCCAATCCCGTGGTGGAGGGGGTCTTGTCCCTGCTCTAAGCGCCGCTGATTCAGAGCCGCAAGTCGGGCGCGCATTTCAAGTGCCGCAGCTACAGCCTTGTCCGCGTGGGCAGGATCGTCCAAAGGTGCTCCAAAAACCGCCTCGACCTCATCTCCCACATACTGGAGGACGATTCCCCCATGCTGCACGACTGCAGCGCTCATCTCCTCGAAATAGTTGTTTATTGAATCAAGCACCTGCTCGGGGGAGAAACGCTCCGCCATGGTGGTGAAATCCCGAAGATCGGAAAACAGAAGCGTAACCTGACGAATCTCGCCGCCTGCAAAACTCTTGCGGGAAAGGACTTCTCTACTTATTTCAGGACTCGTGAACAGATTGAACACTTCTCGTATCCGCTCGCGTTCTTTCAGCTCTCTGGCCATTTCGTTTACCCGATCGCCCATGTGGCCTATTTCATCATTGCTCATGACCTGCACGCGCGCGTCGTAGTCGCCTGCGGATATGGTTTCTGCAGCCTTCATAATTTCCCAGGCAGGAGCGGAAATATTCCGGGAGAAAAGCAAAACCAACCATAAACCGTACAAAGCTGCAAACGCGAAAAGAATCACTGAAAATACGCCAAGGTGAGGCAGCACGACATTCGGATCGGCATACCGGGCATTTGCATTTATCATCAATGCCGTCTGGAACATCGGAATGAAGCAAATTGCGAAGTACATAATGAGAAGTTTATGGCGGATGGTCAGTTTAAAGGTTTTCCTTTGATCCTTCACTTTTCCTTCCGGAAACAGCTTGGGAATCACCGCGATGCGACAAGCCTGTTCCAGCAGCACGAGAGCCAGTAACGTTATCATTACCGCATTGCTGAAATTGTAAACGATCGCAACGCCAAGATTGAAGGCGGAATCCGGGCTCCGTAGCTTGAAAAACACCGGAAACGCCACTGAGGGAACGATCCAGGCCGCGAGATTCATGAATGCTGCATAAAAAGGAATATTTACGGCACGTCGACGGGCGTTCTCCAGAGCGGTTTCTGGAAGTTCTCTTCCTTGTTTCAGTGCTTTGAGCGCAGAATTGACTGGAGCCGCCAAAACCAGCAGAACGGCTACCGCTGCCGGTACGAGAACCGCCAAAAGCGCCAGATTGGCTCCCCGGTCCAATGCGGCCATGCGATGCCATTCTTCTTGCGGGTACGCACTTCCCAGGAGCACCTGGACAAGAAAGAAGCCCGCGAGGTTACTTCCGATGTTAATGACCAACACTGTCCAGGAGAATGGAATTGCGGGAAGGAATCGATTCATGAGCAAGACTTCATACATGCACTCACTAATTGCCCACCGGAAGCAGAAGGAGGGGGACCATTCCGGCCGGCAGTTTCAGTACTGCTGCAACCTGATTGTCCTGGAATGCGCCTACACTGGCTGCTTTCAGTCCCAGGGATTCCGCCTGAAGATAGACATTCTGGTTTGCAGCGCCGGCTTCCATGAAGACATACTGCATGCCTCGACCGCCGTACTTTCCAGTCATCCGTTCAAATACCGCGGCAATGACGATTATCGCCGGAGCTCGTGCAATCCACACCTGAGACAAAGCTGCATGTGCAAGTAAGTTACGCTGGTCGCCAGGGACGATTTGCCGGAGCGTGTTGTCTGCCGGATTATAGCGATACACGCCTGCGGGCACTCCTTCCACGGTATTCTGGCCTGCAACGAGAAACGCTTCCAACGCGTTCAATCCACCTGCGGAAGGAAACACCTTGGTAGTTGCACTGGTAACAGCATCGGCAGGTAAGTTGCCGTTTGCAGACCACAGCAATTGTGACACGTTTGCGAGACTAAGCGTGGATCCGGTGAAATTACGCGATGACTTCTTGTGTAAAATAGCGGCTTCCAGGGGTTTGTTTCCCGTAAGCGCAGGCTTCGGGAGTTTTATATCTGTAGTCTGAGCTTCCGCTGTCGTCATAAAAGTCACGCATAGAATTCCGCACCAAACCATAAGCCGAGGCAAGTATCTCATGAGAACTCCTGTTCAGTTTCCAGAGCTATACCCTATAGAAGGTATAAAGTTCAACTGTTTCGCATCCGGTCACAACAGCCCTGTAAAAACGGCTTTGGCATTCCAAAAATCCTTTACAAGGTCGCAAATTGAAGTTACAAGATAAGATAGGTGAAATTCTGTGCGTTCGTAAATATTAAAACTAATTTTGTTTTTGAGAATGGTTCCCCCGATTCTTACATTACTGCTTTTTTCTTCCATGAATGGACGCGTTTGTTGCATTCCCGTGGAATATCCTCGAAAGGAGAGTCCAAGTGACAGGAATCAATTTTATGTCGGCAACATATCATTCAAAACCGAAGATGAGCAGCTCAGAGATCTTTTTGAAACGTACGGACAGGTTGATGCTGCAAAAGTGATCATCGATCGCGCAACGGGTCGATCGCGAGGTTTTGGATTTGTTGAGATGCCCGATCGTGATGCGGGTTTGAGAGCAATCGAAGATTTGGATTCAAAAGATTTCATGGGTCGAAGTCTCAGAGTGAACGAAGCGAGGCCGCGTAAGGGTCATTTCTAGGCCAAAGCAGTCTTCTCACAGACAGACACAATATTGAACCCGATAAATTACGAGCTCTCGGGGTGTCGCTCGATTCGAGCCAAAAATTCTGACGCTTGTCCCGCGCCCGAGTACAAGGTCTTGGTGGGGACTGGTGTCTCGAGACCGTCTCAAAATTCACGAATGCACAAAAATAGTGCCACGATTCATCATCCTTGTAGGGGCAGGTCTCGTGCCTGCCCTCCCGCAATGACCGGCACGGAGGCCGGTCACTACCGGGCACCCACGAGGGGCGCCCCTACAATTAGACCGTGAAGATAATGACAATTTCGTGCCACGATCTGGGGTAAATTTCGACTTCTGAGACAGTCTCTCTCTGCCGGTCCATCCTATCGATATCATTGATTAATGGAAGATGTGCCGACACGGAGGCCGGCACCCACCAATGTTCTTAAATCTTCAATCGGACGTTAATTTCGGTAATTGCCATGTACTTCAGCAAGCAAGATTGAGGAGCCTTGAAATCTAATCCATATCGTTCGGATCGAACCCCATTGCTTTGACAGCCTCGGAATCGCCGGGCCAGTTGCGATTTTTCAGATATCGCGCCAGTGCGAATCGTTCTTCTGGAGCCTTATTTTGGGCCAGGTCGCTCTTCGCAGAGATGCAAGTCGGAGTGATTTCAACTACTTCACAGGCCTTAAAGGCTGGCATTTCCTGATTTACGAGCTCGTGATCCGAGCAGTTCTCATGTTTGGCGACCAGGTCGTTCAAGGCCGCCACCTTCAAGGAGCCATCCGGAACGATACGCGATTGGCCTCGAATAATGACGCAATGATACAATTGGTGCACCTTACAGATACGACGGTCCGGATCTGTGCCTGCATCAAGATAGGCCAACGGAATATCAACCTCGAAGCAGACCTTGGGATCTCGTGCCATATTGTCCAGTTTTTCACCCTTCTTGGCGCAATGAAAATAGATCTTCTCCTGGTGATACACGAAATTTACCGGCGTAATGTAGGGATAACCGTCCGCTCCATTGGTGGCCAATCGACCTACATTCGTTGAAGCGAGAATCCGTTCGATCTGCTGATGGTCGGTTATTTCACAATGCTTTCGCCGCACCTGCCAACACCTCCTTATACCGATCGCAATCAAAGAGGAAAATTCGGGGAAACCCTTCTTGTAAGAAGTGTTTCCCCGAGCCCCATCCCAAGAACTTCTAGTATTCGTCTGAGTTGTTGTTTTTCTATAGAAAAAACAACAACTCAGACAAGTGTTAAAAGTCTTTTGGAAGGGTTTGGGGAACTTTTTTACAGAAGAAGGTTCCCCAAATCTTACTGCTTTGAAAGCGCACTGGTATTAGGAATTTTCGACTTTCGTCCAATCCTAAAGTCCCATGAATTTTGCGGCTATGGTTTTCATGATTTCGTTCGTACCTGCGAAAATTTGCATGACACGGATGTCTCTCCACGCTCGGGCTATGGCGTATTCTTCGCAATAACCATATCCGCCGTGAAGCTGTAAGCAGGTATCGGCAACTCTGGTTGCCATTTCCGTTGTCCAGTATTTGGCCATGGAGACTTCCACGACAATGTTCTTGCCTTCCATGTGATCCACAATGAGCTTGTCTACAAAGGTGCGAGCCATTTTTGTGTCTGCGGCCATTTCAACGATCTTGAATTGTGTGTTCTGA
The sequence above is a segment of the Desulfomonile tiedjei DSM 6799 genome. Coding sequences within it:
- a CDS encoding adenylate/guanylate cyclase domain-containing protein, which translates into the protein MNRFLPAIPFSWTVLVINIGSNLAGFFLVQVLLGSAYPQEEWHRMAALDRGANLALLAVLVPAAVAVLLVLAAPVNSALKALKQGRELPETALENARRRAVNIPFYAAFMNLAAWIVPSVAFPVFFKLRSPDSAFNLGVAIVYNFSNAVMITLLALVLLEQACRIAVIPKLFPEGKVKDQRKTFKLTIRHKLLIMYFAICFIPMFQTALMINANARYADPNVVLPHLGVFSVILFAFAALYGLWLVLLFSRNISAPAWEIMKAAETISAGDYDARVQVMSNDEIGHMGDRVNEMARELKERERIREVFNLFTSPEISREVLSRKSFAGGEIRQVTLLFSDLRDFTTMAERFSPEQVLDSINNYFEEMSAAVVQHGGIVLQYVGDEVEAVFGAPLDDPAHADKAVAAALEMRARLAALNQRRLEQGQDPLHHGIGIHTGPALAGIVGSRYKISYALVGDTVNLASRIQGLTKELDADILISKDTRDSLTLSRTLSAPFNAQVKGKKKSVQIFRLID
- a CDS encoding SagB/ThcOx family dehydrogenase; this encodes MRYLPRLMVWCGILCVTFMTTAEAQTTDIKLPKPALTGNKPLEAAILHKKSSRNFTGSTLSLANVSQLLWSANGNLPADAVTSATTKVFPSAGGLNALEAFLVAGQNTVEGVPAGVYRYNPADNTLRQIVPGDQRNLLAHAALSQVWIARAPAIIVIAAVFERMTGKYGGRGMQYVFMEAGAANQNVYLQAESLGLKAASVGAFQDNQVAAVLKLPAGMVPLLLLPVGN
- a CDS encoding RNA recognition motif domain-containing protein, with the protein product MEYPRKESPSDRNQFYVGNISFKTEDEQLRDLFETYGQVDAAKVIIDRATGRSRGFGFVEMPDRDAGLRAIEDLDSKDFMGRSLRVNEARPRKGHF
- a CDS encoding pyridoxamine 5'-phosphate oxidase family protein; amino-acid sequence: MRRKHCEITDHQQIERILASTNVGRLATNGADGYPYITPVNFVYHQEKIYFHCAKKGEKLDNMARDPKVCFEVDIPLAYLDAGTDPDRRICKVHQLYHCVIIRGQSRIVPDGSLKVAALNDLVAKHENCSDHELVNQEMPAFKACEVVEITPTCISAKSDLAQNKAPEERFALARYLKNRNWPGDSEAVKAMGFDPNDMD